The genomic DNA ATGACCCACTGCGCGACGGCCTCATGCTGGGCCGCATAGGCGCCGCCCGGCCCGAAATCGACGTCGCGTGGGCCGGAGCGCTGTGCGTCGGCGGTCGGGATGCTGTGCGTGGAGAAAAGAACCTGGATCGCGTCAGCCGGGATGCCGTCGGCGAGGAAGGTCTCGACAGCGGTGCGCACGCCCGTCTCGAAAGCCGCGACGAAGCCGGGGTGGTCGTAGAACGGACGAATCTTGTCGACCGTGACGGTCCCACCGAGTCCGGTCTCCTCCAAGACCTGCGCGAAATCTTCGCGGTACTGCCGACAGCTCGAGAACGAGCTGTAGGCGCTGGTGGCGAAGGCGAGCAGGGTGTTGTCTCCCTGCGCGGCGGCTTCGGTGACAGCGTCACCCAGGTACGGAGCCCAGTTGCGGTTACCCCAGTAGACAGGCAGATCGACGCCGCGCTCGGCCAGTTCCGCCTCCAGCGCCTGCTTCAGAGCGCGATTCTGGCCATTGATTGGGCTCACGCCGCCGAAGTGACGGTAATGGTGCGCGACCTCCTCGAGGCGTTCATCCGGGATGCCCCGTCCTCGCGTCACGTTGCGGAGGAAGGGAATCACATCGTCCTGCCCCTCGGGTCCGCCGAATCCGGCGAGCAGGATGCCGTCGTACGCGACGGGGCTCGTCACGTAGGGGGCGCCACCGGCAGCGGCGGCAGAGGCATAGGGAACGGCATCCGAATCGATCGCAGTCACCGTCCCATCCTTCCACTCGAAACCTATGGGTATCCCCTCATCGCTCGCCCGGCGCGGCTCCTGGCGTAGGCTGTCATGGTTGCCGTCGACGCCAGCCGCGTCTCATTGCGGTGACATCCCCTCACCCCTGGGAGTACAGCTGTGCCTGGAGAGAACCTCACCCGCATCGAAGCGCAGGAGCGCCGCGACGTCATCGACACGCAGTCGTACGAGGTCGCACTCGATCTGACGAAGGGTGCTGAGGTCTTCGGTTCCCGGAGCGTCGTGCGCTTCACCGCGACGCCGGAGAGCTTCACATTCATCGACCTCATCGCCCGTGAGGTGCGCGAGATCTCGCTCAACGGCGAACTGCTCGATCCGGATGAGGTGTTCGCCGACTCCCGCATCGCGCTGGCCAGCCTGCAGGCCGAGAACGTGCTCGTCGTCGACGCCGACTGCGAGTACACGAACACCGGCGAGGGCCTGCACCGCTTCGTCGACCCGGTCGACCAGGAGGTCTACCTCTACTCGCAGTTCGAGGTACCGGATTCGCGACGCGTGTTCGCGGTGTTCGAGCAGCCCGACCTCAAGGCCACGTTCCAGTTCACGATCACGGCTCCCGCCGCGTGGAAGGTCGTCTCCAACTCCCCCACGCCCGAGCCAATCATCCACGACGGTTCCGCCGGCTCCGAGAGCGTCGCCACCTGGGGGTTCGAGCCCACGCCGCGCATCTCCTCCTACATCACCGCGCTGGTCGCCGGTCCTTACGAGTCGACGTTCTCCGAGCTCACCAGCTCTTCCGGCGACGTCATCCCGCTCGGCGTCTACGGCCGCAAGAGCCTCTGGCAGCACCTCGATGCCGACTACATCTTCGACAAGACCCGACAGGGCTTCGAGTACTTCGAGTCGAAGTTCGGCGTTCCGTACCCGTTCGCCAAGTACGACCAGCTCTTCGTCCCGGAGTTCAACGCCGGCGCGATGGAGAACGCGGGAGCCGTGACGTTCACGGAGTCCTACGTCTTCCGCAGCAA from Microbacterium sp. LWO13-1.2 includes the following:
- a CDS encoding ferrochelatase: MTAIDSDAVPYASAAAAGGAPYVTSPVAYDGILLAGFGGPEGQDDVIPFLRNVTRGRGIPDERLEEVAHHYRHFGGVSPINGQNRALKQALEAELAERGVDLPVYWGNRNWAPYLGDAVTEAAAQGDNTLLAFATSAYSSFSSCRQYREDFAQVLEETGLGGTVTVDKIRPFYDHPGFVAAFETGVRTAVETFLADGIPADAIQVLFSTHSIPTADAQRSGPRDVDFGPGGAYAAQHEAVAQWVMDRVAHVLPTAADVSWELVYQSRSGPASQPWLEPDVCDVIGELPARGRTAVIVVPVGFMSDHMEVLWDLDTEAAEAASDAGLAFVRTPTPGVSASFVAGIVDLIQERLEGRAASEREHVTALGPSFDVCRPGCCENVRAGFKPAAAGLAP